One region of Yersinia bercovieri ATCC 43970 genomic DNA includes:
- a CDS encoding ShlB/FhaC/HecB family hemolysin secretion/activation protein, whose amino-acid sequence MNIIKNNRVMRCVIFYFVPIVALAFSIEIKANLVRQDQPVTDVLFPIEEGCFAIKSIELTGVNEFPNGTKLKKIAQDAYGRCLGEQGIGILTNQLMNQLIADGYLTSTLVIPEPRLDSGTLYITLIPGRINNIVYEATNDSYAQLNTIFPSKSGDLLNLRHLEQGLDNLQRLPTVSATMDVAINRDDLSSDIIIKRQQSRFFRANAFLDDAGNDIFGRYRIGGTLYLDNPFSLSDMAYFSASRDFDHYDDKGHNYFSLHYSVPYGNWLLSMTGSRGRRYQSLLFAESAFKYQTRWQALDMQIQRLVMRGYNYKTVANTGVLIRNTNRFFGDIELGVQRLNTIDWQLGLQYLYYGHWGTFNGGVTYQQGTNWFSARPAPGLNGEATVRLINTNASLDIPFQLGEQRFHYQPIFSQQYTRSNLTIQDNFLIGGRGSVRGFNEGSGLADSGGWYLRNEVAWYSPVASLQLYAGIDYGQVVEINKPLFSGHSLAGAASGLRGKYHQIGYDFYFAIPLIKPASFSADSLVSGFTISWQY is encoded by the coding sequence ATGAATATAATAAAAAATAATCGAGTAATGAGATGTGTAATATTCTATTTTGTACCGATAGTCGCGCTGGCTTTTTCAATTGAAATTAAGGCCAATTTAGTCAGGCAAGATCAGCCGGTAACAGATGTCCTATTTCCTATTGAGGAGGGGTGTTTTGCTATTAAATCTATTGAATTAACGGGGGTGAATGAATTTCCTAATGGGACGAAGCTAAAAAAAATAGCGCAGGATGCATATGGGCGCTGTTTAGGTGAGCAGGGTATTGGTATTTTAACCAACCAATTAATGAATCAGCTCATTGCTGATGGCTATCTCACCTCAACATTAGTCATACCGGAACCGCGCCTTGATAGCGGAACTTTATATATCACGCTGATACCGGGGCGGATTAATAATATTGTATATGAAGCAACCAATGATAGTTATGCACAATTAAATACGATCTTTCCCAGTAAATCGGGGGATTTACTCAATTTACGTCATCTTGAACAGGGGCTGGATAATTTACAGCGTTTACCTACAGTAAGCGCTACTATGGATGTGGCGATAAATCGTGACGATTTAAGCAGTGATATTATTATTAAACGCCAGCAATCTCGTTTTTTTCGTGCGAATGCTTTTTTAGATGATGCAGGGAATGATATTTTTGGTCGTTATCGCATAGGCGGAACGCTATATCTTGATAACCCATTCTCATTAAGCGATATGGCTTATTTCTCTGCCAGTCGAGACTTTGATCATTACGATGATAAAGGTCATAATTACTTTTCTCTGCACTATTCTGTACCTTACGGTAATTGGTTGCTGAGTATGACTGGCAGTCGGGGGCGTCGCTATCAATCTTTGCTCTTTGCAGAGAGTGCTTTTAAATACCAAACACGGTGGCAGGCCCTGGATATGCAAATTCAACGATTAGTGATGCGAGGCTATAATTATAAGACTGTAGCTAACACAGGAGTATTAATTCGTAATACTAATCGTTTTTTTGGTGATATTGAGCTGGGCGTTCAACGACTTAATACCATAGACTGGCAGCTAGGATTACAATATTTATATTATGGTCATTGGGGAACGTTCAATGGAGGGGTGACCTATCAGCAAGGTACTAATTGGTTTAGTGCACGTCCAGCGCCAGGGCTTAATGGAGAGGCAACAGTCAGGTTGATTAATACTAATGCTTCACTGGATATTCCGTTTCAACTGGGTGAGCAACGTTTTCATTATCAACCAATTTTCAGTCAACAATACACCCGCTCAAATCTCACGATACAGGATAATTTTTTAATTGGTGGGCGAGGTTCAGTTCGTGGGTTTAATGAGGGGAGCGGACTGGCTGATTCTGGTGGTTGGTACTTAAGAAATGAAGTCGCCTGGTATAGTCCGGTGGCCAGTCTGCAACTGTATGCCGGTATTGATTATGGTCAAGTCGTTGAAATAAATAAGCCGCTATTTTCTGGTCATTCTCTCGCAGGTGCTGCAAGTGGTTTACGTGGAAAATATCACCAGATTGGTTATGATTTTTATTTTGCTATACCTTTAATTAAGCCTGCCAGTTTCTCCGCAGATTCTTTGGTATCTGGTTTCACTATTAGTTGGCAATATTAG
- a CDS encoding filamentous hemagglutinin N-terminal domain-containing protein — translation MREVSVNLHKIYYGVLLLFCAPIFSYAEIIVDKNAPKNNQPDLLYHIEKKKMCKIQNAYCQGGKKTIINIQTPDIEGVSHNKYVKFNANRGNGYDKVIFNNILPSEENGNSNLINGEAVVILNEITSMNKSQLDTLLVVAGQSADLVIANPAGISCNGCRFVNTDYVTLTTGVPAFKGDKFAGFNVHQGDIYIGGEGLQHNESVDNYLDLFSDSLKVDGKIETIDLLSIIGKNAITFKGGKKLWLISLAGLFYDAENKIGMDVGKLGGMYANKIHIIAKRSGSSNQGEIIADKVVNIDSDAFISNVSGKIESPKIKLKSTGLIDNSKGRIKSERQGRDYDPKEKFGIRIKGGAIRNHEGRIYANSGHVSMEASNIFFNNHGEIRTLSTSGPADIKIKAKNINNINGGVISSDSIKINTNAFKNHHGRVVSVFDQIDLYYKTLNSGKGIINGGLGVSKVIKP, via the coding sequence ATGAGAGAAGTAAGTGTGAATTTACATAAAATATACTATGGAGTTCTCCTTTTATTTTGCGCGCCGATCTTTTCATATGCTGAGATCATTGTTGATAAAAATGCGCCTAAAAATAACCAACCTGATTTGCTCTATCATATAGAAAAGAAGAAAATGTGTAAAATACAAAATGCATATTGCCAGGGCGGAAAGAAGACTATTATTAATATTCAAACGCCAGATATAGAAGGAGTATCACATAACAAGTATGTAAAGTTTAATGCAAATAGAGGTAATGGCTATGATAAAGTAATATTTAATAATATTTTACCATCAGAAGAGAATGGAAATTCAAACTTAATCAACGGTGAGGCAGTGGTTATATTAAATGAAATAACTTCAATGAATAAAAGTCAGCTTGATACTCTTTTGGTCGTTGCCGGACAGTCGGCTGATCTTGTTATTGCCAATCCTGCGGGAATAAGTTGTAACGGTTGTCGTTTCGTGAATACAGATTATGTTACGTTAACAACCGGGGTTCCTGCATTTAAAGGTGATAAGTTTGCTGGTTTCAATGTTCATCAAGGCGATATATATATTGGAGGAGAGGGTTTGCAACATAATGAGTCTGTGGATAATTATTTGGACTTGTTTTCTGACTCACTGAAAGTTGATGGTAAAATAGAGACGATCGATCTATTATCCATCATTGGAAAGAATGCGATAACTTTTAAGGGCGGTAAAAAATTATGGCTAATATCACTGGCGGGGTTATTCTATGATGCTGAAAATAAAATAGGTATGGACGTCGGTAAATTAGGTGGAATGTATGCCAATAAAATTCATATCATAGCGAAGAGAAGTGGCAGCAGTAATCAAGGAGAGATTATCGCTGATAAGGTGGTCAACATAGATTCTGACGCCTTTATTAGTAATGTCTCAGGGAAGATAGAAAGTCCTAAAATAAAGTTAAAAAGTACAGGGTTAATAGATAATAGTAAAGGTCGGATAAAAAGTGAAAGACAGGGAAGAGATTACGATCCCAAAGAAAAATTCGGTATAAGAATAAAAGGAGGGGCGATTAGGAATCATGAAGGCAGAATTTATGCCAATAGTGGCCATGTTTCTATGGAGGCAAGTAACATATTTTTTAATAACCATGGTGAAATTAGAACACTAAGCACCTCAGGCCCGGCAGATATTAAGATCAAAGCCAAGAATATAAATAACATTAATGGTGGTGTTATTAGCTCTGATAGTATCAAGATCAATACCAACGCTTTTAAAAATCATCATGGTAGAGTCGTCAGCGTATTTGATCAAATAGACCTATACTATAAAACGCTAAATAGTGGTAAAGGGATTATCAATGGTGGCTTAGGGGTAAGTAAAGTAATTAAGCCTTAG
- the dppA gene encoding dipeptide ABC transporter periplasmic-binding protein DppA, whose product MTISLGKTGILKFGIGLIALTVAASVQAKTLVYCSEGSPEGFNPQLFTSGTTYDASSVPIYNRLVEFKLGTTEIEPGLAEKWEVSEDGKSYTFHLRKGVKWQDNKEFKPTRDFNADDVIYSFMRQKDDKHPYHKVSGGSYEYFQGMGMGDLITNIVKVDDNTVRFELARPESPFLADLAMDFASILSAEYANNMLKAGTPEKVDLNPIGTGPFQLQQYQKDSRILYKAFDGYWGTKPKIDRLVFSITPDASVRYAKLQKNECQVMPYPNPADIARMKEDKTINLMEQPGLNVGYLSFNVEKKPLDNVKVRQALTMAVNKQAIIDAVYQGAGQAAKNLIPPTMWGYNDEVKDYAYDPAKAKELLKEAGLPDGFAIDLWAMPVQRPYNPNARRMAEMIQSDWAKVGVKAKIVTYEWGEYLKRAKDGEHETVMMGWTGDNGDPDNFFATLFSCDAAKQGSNYSKWCYKPFEEVIQPARAESDHDKRVALYKQAQVVMHDQAPALIVAHSTVYEPVRKEVKGYVVDPLGKHHFENVSLD is encoded by the coding sequence ATGACGATTTCCTTGGGAAAAACAGGGATACTGAAATTCGGTATTGGGCTGATTGCACTGACCGTGGCGGCCAGTGTACAAGCGAAAACATTAGTATATTGTTCTGAGGGTTCTCCGGAAGGTTTCAACCCGCAGCTATTTACTTCGGGCACGACGTATGACGCAAGTTCCGTTCCTATCTACAACCGTCTGGTTGAATTCAAACTCGGTACAACCGAAATTGAACCCGGTCTGGCTGAGAAGTGGGAAGTCAGTGAAGATGGTAAGAGCTACACCTTCCATCTGCGCAAAGGTGTGAAGTGGCAAGATAACAAGGAGTTTAAGCCGACTCGCGACTTCAACGCTGATGATGTGATCTACTCCTTCATGCGTCAGAAAGATGATAAACATCCGTACCATAAAGTCTCTGGCGGCAGCTATGAGTACTTCCAGGGCATGGGGATGGGTGATTTGATCACCAATATCGTTAAAGTTGATGACAACACTGTTCGCTTCGAACTGGCCCGTCCGGAATCACCATTCCTGGCTGACCTGGCGATGGACTTCGCGTCAATTCTGTCTGCTGAGTATGCGAACAACATGCTGAAAGCCGGCACACCGGAAAAAGTCGATTTGAACCCAATCGGCACTGGCCCGTTCCAGTTGCAGCAGTACCAAAAAGACTCCCGCATCCTGTACAAAGCCTTTGATGGCTACTGGGGCACCAAACCAAAAATTGATCGTCTGGTCTTCTCTATTACGCCAGATGCGTCAGTTCGCTACGCTAAATTGCAGAAAAATGAGTGTCAGGTTATGCCGTACCCTAACCCGGCTGACATCGCTCGCATGAAAGAAGATAAAACTATCAACCTGATGGAGCAACCGGGCCTGAACGTCGGTTACCTCTCCTTCAACGTTGAGAAAAAACCACTGGATAACGTTAAGGTTCGCCAGGCGTTGACCATGGCGGTTAACAAACAAGCCATTATCGATGCGGTTTATCAGGGTGCAGGCCAGGCGGCCAAGAACCTGATCCCACCCACTATGTGGGGCTACAACGATGAGGTGAAAGATTACGCTTACGATCCTGCTAAAGCGAAAGAGTTACTGAAAGAAGCCGGTCTGCCAGATGGTTTCGCCATTGACCTGTGGGCAATGCCAGTTCAACGTCCATACAACCCGAATGCGCGCCGTATGGCTGAAATGATCCAGTCTGACTGGGCGAAAGTGGGCGTGAAAGCCAAGATTGTGACCTACGAGTGGGGCGAATACCTCAAGCGTGCTAAAGATGGCGAGCATGAAACTGTGATGATGGGTTGGACCGGGGACAATGGGGACCCAGACAACTTCTTCGCCACCCTGTTCAGCTGTGATGCGGCAAAACAAGGTTCCAACTACTCCAAGTGGTGTTATAAGCCATTTGAAGAGGTGATCCAGCCAGCCCGTGCTGAGTCTGACCATGACAAACGTGTCGCGCTTTACAAACAAGCTCAGGTTGTGATGCATGATCAAGCGCCAGCGCTGATTGTTGCTCACTCAACCGTGTACGAGCCAGTGCGTAAAGAAGTGAAAGGTTATGTTGTCGATCCGTTGGGTAAACACCATTTCGAGAACGTGTCCCTGGATTAA